The Candidatus Baltobacteraceae bacterium DNA window CACCTGATCGTCGGCCGGAAGGAAGAGCCGTTTCTCGGTGCGATGCTCGAATCGCTCGTCGGCGTCGCCGACGTACTGATCGTAAACGACAACGCATCCGATCCGTCGCCCCACGGTTCGACGCTGCGCACGAGCTGGTTCGGCCGCAACGACCGGTTGACGATCGATCGAACGCCGTTCTCCGATTTCTCGACCGCGCGAAACGCTTGTCTGGCGCGGCACGCCGAACGCAGCGCCGGCGATTGGGTCGCCTTCGTTGATGCGGACGAAGTCCACGGAGACGACGTGCGCCGCATCGCACGCCACCTCGCGTACGTTCCGCAGTCGCTCGATTTCGTGGACGGCTATACGTGGCATTTCTTCGCATCGTTCGATCTCTACACGTCGATCGAGCGACGGATGTCGTTCTTCCGTTTCACGCCGAACGCGCGTTGGACCGGCCTCGTTCACGAACGCCTCGAAGGTCTTTCGGGCGGCCGCATCGCGTTGCCGTACGTGTACGGTCACTACGGCCACGTTTTGCCGGCTCGCCGCCATGCGGAGAAGGGCCGTCTCTACAGCAGCCTCGGCCAGACGGGCAAGGTGGTTGCCGAGGAAGCACTCGATCGAATCGATCCGGCGCAGTATTTCGAAGACGTTTGGCCTACGCTGCTGCGCTTCGGCGGAGAACACCCGCCGGCGGCGCGTCACACGATCGAGCGTCTGCGCGAGGTCTATGCGATCGAACAGACCCGCGCGCTTGAGTTAACGCGCGCCGCACAGCCTCCGCTGACGCGCGCGCGCAACGCGCTGCTGAAAGCCAACTACGAGCAACGATGGCGAGGACGCGCGCTCAATCCGCTCGCTCGGCGGCTAATGGCTCGCTAGCCAAATAGGCGAGATGTACGACGCCGCTCGGGAACGCATGCGAGTGCTCGAGCTGCCAGCCCGGATCGGTCCCGCCGTCGCGCCGAAACATGGGAATGCCGCGCCCAAGCATGACGGGCATAATGAAGAGATCGATGCGGTCGACGATGCCGAGATCGAGAAATGCGCCCATCGCGCGTGCGCCGCCCATGATCCACACGTCGCCCGCGCCCAGGCTCGGCAAAAGTGCGGCGAGTCCCTCAGGGCCGCCCGTCGCGAGCCCGACGTCCTCCGGCAATGGCTCGAGCGCACGCGACGTAAGCACGATAATCCGTTTGCCGTCGTACGGCCAATACTCGAAACTGCGGGCCTGATCGTAGGTTGTGCGCCCCATAACGAGCGTCTCGATCGAGGCAAGAAATGTCGTAAACCCAAAGTCGTTCTCTGCGAACGCGTCGAGCCACCCAACATTGCCCGCCTCATCAGCAATAAACCCATCCAAACTAACCGCAAAATACAACCTAATCATGTTCCTGTCATCCTGAGCTTGTCGAAGGACGCGAGCCTGTCGAAGGACGCGAGCCTGTCGAAGGACCATCCGCTCGACGTACGGCTTGTTCGACAGCATGGGCAAAGGAATCCACATCCTCCGGTCGCGTGGCGAAGTGCGTCATCCACCGAGCCTCCGGCAACGACTCGTCGAACACGTAAAAGAAGTAGCGCTCCTGGATCTTCGGAATCGCCGCCCGGTCCAGCGTTGCGAACACGGCGTTGGCTGCCACCGGTCGCGTGATACGGACGTCCGGAATCGCGCGAATCCGGGCCTCCAGCGCTTGCGCCATGGCGTTCGCGTGCGAGGCATACCGGTGCCAGCGATCTTCCGCAAGCAACGCATCGAATTGAGCCGCGATATAGCGCATCTTCGAGGCGAGCTGCATGGCTTGTTTGCGCACGAACGGTGCGGCCGTTGCATGGAGCGCGGGATCGAAGAAAAGCACGGCCTCGCCCGCGAGCAATCCGTTCTTCGTCCCGCCGAAACTCAACACGTCGACCCCCAAGTCAACGGTGCAAGCGCGCAGCGAGACGCCTAGCGCGGCGGCGGCGTTGCAGATGCGCGCACCGTCGAGGTGCACGATCATGTCGTGCCGATGTGCGAACGTCGCAAGGTCGCGGATC harbors:
- a CDS encoding glycosyltransferase, translating into MTSVAAHLIVGRKEEPFLGAMLESLVGVADVLIVNDNASDPSPHGSTLRTSWFGRNDRLTIDRTPFSDFSTARNACLARHAERSAGDWVAFVDADEVHGDDVRRIARHLAYVPQSLDFVDGYTWHFFASFDLYTSIERRMSFFRFTPNARWTGLVHERLEGLSGGRIALPYVYGHYGHVLPARRHAEKGRLYSSLGQTGKVVAEEALDRIDPAQYFEDVWPTLLRFGGEHPPAARHTIERLREVYAIEQTRALELTRAAQPPLTRARNALLKANYEQRWRGRALNPLARRLMAR
- a CDS encoding aminotransferase class V-fold PLP-dependent enzyme; translated protein: MFWGSWRNMQRTFASDNNAPVAPEIMEAILAANTGDAVSYGADAFTERAVARFREHFGARTEVLFTFNGTGANVVALSSLLRPHEAVITPASSHLQTDECGALERFAGSKILAVPSADGKLRVADLEPLVAHASDPHHVVPRAISISNTTEFGGLYDPDEIRDLATFAHRHDMIVHLDGARICNAAAALGVSLRACTVDLGVDVLSFGGTKNGLLAGEAVLFFDPALHATAAPFVRKQAMQLASKMRYIAAQFDALLAEDRWHRYASHANAMAQALEARIRAIPDVRITRPVAANAVFATLDRAAIPKIQERYFFYVFDESLPEARWMTHFATRPEDVDSFAHAVEQAVRRADGPSTGSRPSTGSRPSTSSG
- a CDS encoding dihydrofolate reductase family protein, producing MIRLYFAVSLDGFIADEAGNVGWLDAFAENDFGFTTFLASIETLVMGRTTYDQARSFEYWPYDGKRIIVLTSRALEPLPEDVGLATGGPEGLAALLPSLGAGDVWIMGGARAMGAFLDLGIVDRIDLFIMPVMLGRGIPMFRRDGGTDPGWQLEHSHAFPSGVVHLAYLASEPLAAERAD